A window of the Vibrio fluvialis genome harbors these coding sequences:
- the rsgA gene encoding small ribosomal subunit biogenesis GTPase RsgA — MAKKKKLTKGQVRRVRSNQHKKLKQEETVQWDESMLENAKTGLVITRFGQHADIEDPETQAIHRCNLRRGIESLVSGDRVIWRPGIETMAGISGVVEAVEPRSSVLTRPDYYDGLKPVAANVDQMVIVSSVLPELSLNIIDRYLIAAETLSIAPLLVLNKVDLLDEEKRALYQQWLTEYEKIGYQVLYVSKNSGEGIEALEAKLRDRTNIFVGQSGVGKSSLVNALMPELEEMVEEGEISENSGLGQHTTTAARLYHIPSGGDLIDSPGVREFGLWHLEAEDVTKAFVEFRPYLGGCKFRDCKHGDDPGCLLREAVDKGEISATRFENYHRIIESMAENKANRQYSRNKKADL; from the coding sequence GTGGCAAAGAAAAAGAAGCTGACAAAAGGCCAGGTAAGGCGTGTACGAAGCAACCAGCATAAGAAACTGAAACAGGAAGAAACCGTTCAGTGGGATGAATCGATGCTGGAAAACGCAAAAACTGGCTTGGTGATCACCCGTTTTGGTCAACATGCGGATATTGAAGATCCTGAAACTCAGGCCATTCATCGCTGCAACCTGCGCCGCGGCATTGAGAGTCTGGTCTCTGGCGACCGTGTGATCTGGCGTCCGGGTATCGAAACGATGGCGGGCATTTCCGGCGTGGTGGAAGCGGTCGAACCGCGCAGTTCGGTGTTAACCCGTCCGGATTATTACGATGGTTTAAAACCAGTGGCCGCCAACGTCGACCAGATGGTGATCGTCTCTTCCGTGTTGCCAGAGCTGTCGCTGAATATCATCGATCGCTATCTGATCGCTGCTGAAACCCTGTCGATTGCACCGCTACTGGTGCTCAACAAAGTCGATTTGCTGGATGAAGAAAAGCGCGCACTGTACCAACAATGGCTCACTGAGTACGAGAAGATCGGTTATCAGGTACTTTACGTGAGCAAAAACAGTGGGGAAGGTATCGAAGCACTGGAAGCCAAGCTGCGCGATCGTACCAACATTTTTGTTGGCCAGTCCGGAGTGGGGAAATCCAGCCTGGTGAATGCCCTGATGCCCGAACTGGAAGAGATGGTCGAAGAGGGTGAGATTTCAGAAAACTCGGGCCTTGGCCAGCACACGACTACCGCAGCACGTCTGTACCATATTCCGTCCGGTGGTGACCTGATCGACTCACCGGGAGTGCGTGAGTTCGGTTTGTGGCACTTAGAAGCGGAAGACGTTACCAAAGCCTTTGTCGAATTTCGTCCTTACTTAGGTGGCTGTAAATTCCGCGACTGCAAACACGGTGATGATCCGGGCTGCTTGCTGCGTGAAGCGGTGGACAAAGGCGAAATCAGCGCCACTCGCTTTGAGAACTACCACCGTATCATCGAAAGCATGGCCGAGAATAAAGCCAACCGACAGTATTCACGCAACAAAAAAGCGGACCTGTAA
- the asd gene encoding archaetidylserine decarboxylase (Phosphatidylserine decarboxylase is synthesized as a single chain precursor. Generation of the pyruvoyl active site from a Ser is coupled to cleavage of a Gly-Ser bond between the larger (beta) and smaller (alpha chains). It is an integral membrane protein.) — MDKIKVGLQYWIPQHGLTRLMGKLASAKAGGLTTAIIRWFIKQYNVNMDEALHSDPKHFKTFNEFFVRELKPGMRPVAEGADVITHPADACVSQFGPINDGKLIQAKGHDFSAQELLGGDAKLAEEFRDGEFATLYLSPRDYHRVHMPCDGTLRQMIYVPGDLFSVNPLTAENVPNLFARNERVVCIFDTEFGPMAQVLVGATIVGSIELIWAGTVTPPRGNTVYRWDYPATGNTSVVLKKGEEMGRFKLGSTVINLFAKDAIRFDDSMQLNAPTLLGTPYAHKA; from the coding sequence ATGGACAAGATTAAAGTTGGACTGCAATACTGGATTCCACAACACGGCCTGACCCGTTTGATGGGTAAACTGGCTTCAGCCAAAGCCGGCGGTCTGACCACAGCCATCATTCGCTGGTTTATCAAGCAATACAACGTCAACATGGACGAAGCATTGCATTCAGATCCTAAGCATTTTAAAACTTTTAACGAATTTTTCGTGCGTGAACTCAAGCCAGGAATGCGCCCGGTCGCAGAGGGTGCTGATGTGATTACGCACCCGGCCGATGCCTGCGTGAGCCAGTTTGGTCCCATCAATGATGGCAAACTGATTCAGGCCAAAGGCCACGATTTCTCAGCCCAAGAACTGCTGGGCGGCGATGCCAAACTGGCAGAAGAATTCCGCGACGGTGAATTCGCCACGCTGTATCTCTCGCCTCGCGATTACCACCGCGTCCATATGCCATGCGATGGTACCCTGCGTCAGATGATTTATGTACCGGGCGATCTGTTCTCTGTGAACCCACTGACGGCGGAAAACGTGCCAAATCTGTTTGCCCGCAATGAACGTGTCGTATGTATTTTCGATACCGAATTCGGCCCAATGGCTCAGGTACTGGTTGGCGCAACTATCGTTGGCAGCATCGAACTGATCTGGGCAGGTACAGTCACGCCACCGCGCGGCAATACCGTTTACCGCTGGGATTATCCGGCGACGGGCAACACATCTGTGGTGCTGAAGAAAGGCGAAGAAATGGGTCGCTTCAAGCTTGGCTCAACGGTGATTAACCTGTTCGCGAAAGACGCGATTCGTTTTGATGACAGCATGCAGCTTAATGCTCCGACTCTGCTCGGTACCCCATACGCGCACAAAGCTTAA
- the orn gene encoding oligoribonuclease, translating to MSFSDQNLIWIDLEMTGLDPETHKIIEIASIVTDSQLNILAEGPVLAVHQPESELQKMDDWCTNTHTNSGLVERVRQSSVNEDDAVAQTIAFLEQWVPAGKSPICGNSIGQDRRFLYKHMPRLEEYFHYRYIDVSTIKELTRRWKPEVLDGFSKQGSHLALDDIRESIAELKFYRGTIFNI from the coding sequence ATGTCTTTTAGCGATCAAAACCTAATCTGGATCGATTTAGAGATGACAGGCTTAGATCCTGAAACCCATAAAATCATTGAAATTGCGTCCATTGTGACTGACAGCCAGCTTAATATTCTGGCGGAAGGTCCGGTACTGGCGGTGCATCAGCCGGAATCTGAGCTGCAGAAAATGGACGATTGGTGTACCAATACTCACACCAACAGTGGTTTGGTTGAGCGCGTGCGTCAAAGCTCAGTAAATGAAGACGATGCAGTGGCGCAGACCATCGCGTTTCTTGAGCAGTGGGTACCTGCCGGTAAATCGCCGATTTGTGGTAACAGCATTGGCCAGGATCGCCGTTTCCTGTACAAACACATGCCGCGCCTGGAAGAATACTTCCATTACCGCTATATCGACGTCAGCACGATTAAAGAACTGACTCGTCGCTGGAAGCCAGAAGTATTGGATGGATTCTCTAAACAGGGCAGCCATCTGGCATTGGATGACATTCGAGAGTCGATTGCGGAGCTGAAATTTTACCGCGGCACCATTTTCAACATCTAA
- the queG gene encoding tRNA epoxyqueuosine(34) reductase QueG — MDYHALADQIKSWAIELGFEKVGICDVDLSQHEAKLQQWLDAGYHGEMDWMARHGMMRARPAELLPGTVRVISARMNYLPPQAQFASNLNNPAHAYISRYALGRDYHKLVRNQLKKLGEKIEAAVGELGYRPFVDSAPILERPLAQKAGLGWTGKHSLILDKDAGSWFFLGELLVDIPLPVDTPSVDQCGKCRACVTSCPTGAIVADGVVDARRCISYLTIEYDGVIPLEFRKAMGNRIYGCDDCQLVCPWNRYADLTQQSDFHRRPAFSEPDLVTLFEWDEATFLRNMEGSAIRRIGHQQWQRNLIIAMGNAPYSSRIIDALTRKQGQSELLDEHIQWALEEQERQLPFSNTKHQRLVRIVEKGLPRDA, encoded by the coding sequence TGGGCTATTGAGCTCGGGTTTGAGAAAGTCGGGATCTGCGATGTGGATCTGAGCCAACATGAAGCCAAGTTGCAGCAGTGGCTTGATGCCGGTTATCACGGTGAAATGGATTGGATGGCGCGTCACGGCATGATGCGCGCGCGCCCTGCAGAGCTATTACCCGGTACAGTACGAGTGATCAGCGCGCGGATGAACTATCTGCCGCCGCAAGCCCAGTTTGCCAGCAACCTGAATAATCCGGCACATGCCTACATCAGTCGCTACGCTTTGGGTCGCGACTACCACAAACTGGTGCGTAATCAGCTCAAAAAGCTGGGTGAGAAAATCGAAGCCGCAGTTGGTGAGCTCGGTTATCGGCCGTTTGTCGACTCCGCGCCAATTCTGGAGCGCCCGCTGGCACAGAAAGCCGGACTGGGCTGGACTGGCAAACACTCACTGATTCTGGATAAAGACGCCGGCTCCTGGTTCTTTCTTGGTGAGTTGCTGGTTGATATTCCGCTGCCCGTCGATACGCCGTCTGTAGACCAATGTGGTAAATGCCGCGCCTGCGTGACGTCCTGCCCGACAGGTGCCATCGTCGCCGATGGCGTGGTCGATGCGCGGCGCTGTATTTCTTATCTCACGATAGAATACGATGGCGTGATTCCTCTGGAGTTTCGCAAAGCGATGGGCAACCGCATTTATGGTTGTGACGATTGCCAACTGGTGTGCCCATGGAATCGATACGCCGACCTCACGCAGCAATCTGACTTCCACCGCCGCCCGGCTTTCAGCGAGCCCGATCTGGTCACTTTGTTTGAATGGGACGAAGCCACGTTTCTGCGCAATATGGAAGGTTCTGCCATCCGCCGCATTGGCCACCAGCAATGGCAACGCAATCTGATTATTGCCATGGGGAACGCACCTTATTCCTCCCGCATCATCGACGCCTTAACGCGTAAGCAAGGCCAGTCTGAGCTGCTGGACGAACATATCCAATGGGCGCTTGAGGAACAAGAGCGTCAGTTACCGTTCAGCAACACGAAACACCAGCGACTGGTACGTATCGTTGAGAAAGGACTGCCAAGAGATGCGTAG